The sequence AACCTCCGACTAATTTTGTTCTTTAGGATTAGGCTTTATCAGGTAGACCCAGGTAGGCTATACGTATATTTCCAGGATATTACTGTTGACCAGTAAATAGATTTAAAACTTAACCAAGCATGTCATCTCTCCGTTTCGCATGTGAAGCAAGGTGGTGAGAGGGAGTGCAGGGTTCATCGTTTAGTTGGTAAAGATCATTTGGCGCCATAAATGCATGCAGACTTCATCGGCCTAGATGAAAGGAAAAATATCAATTGTAACCAAAAATATAAATTACAGCATATTACTGATAGCATGATAACTGTAGCATGTGCTTTGCATAATCCAATATCCTAAACTCATTCAATGCAAAAGCCTGATGAGAGGTTGGATCATTGGAATTAGCTTAACTGAAATGTATTAGATATTAAAAGAAATCAGGCTATAATCAGGCTATAATCAGAAATTAAAAGCTGATAGCCTGTCTGATATTGAAGGGGACAACATTATAATGCATTATATATGCCAGGTGGTGCTTGAAATATGATTATAATTTTCTGCCTTCAGGTAGGCTATATGGCCCTATACATTTTTGGTTATGCATATTTGTCTCATTTTCAGATCAATAAATGATTTGATATAGTAATTTAATCTTAGATAAAGGACACAGCTATGTACTGTATCTTGTGATCATTCAAGGAAAACGATCAACGAAGCAGCCATTTATAACGAGGTAAACAGGATGAGTCAACTGAGCCTGTAATTGTCTTGTCCATCATGCTAAGAGGCATGTTTATGAAAACATCTGTGTCATTTAATTATACATTAACAGTCTGAGTCAGATTGATAGCTTTCTCTGGGAACAATGTGATATGAAACTGACAACTTAAATGTTTACTTCAGTTATATCAGACCGAAAGCTGTCTCAGAGACTAACTTCTGTCAGTGTCTCAGAGACTAACTTCAGTCAGTGTCTCAGAGACTAACTTCAGTCAGTGTCTCAGAGACTAACTTCTGTCAGTGTCTCAGAGACTAACTTCTGTCAGTGTCTCAGAGACTAACTTCAGTCAGTGTCTCAGAGACTAACTGTCAGTGTCTCAAGACTAACTTTGTCAGTGTCTCAGAGACTAACTTCAGTCAGTGTCTCAGAGACTAACTTCAGTCAGTGTCTCAGAGACTAACTTCTGTCAGTGTCTCAGAGACTAACTTCAGTCAGTGTCTCAGAGACTAACTTCAGTCAGTGTCTCAGAGACTAACTTCTGTCAGTCTCTCAGAGACTAACTTCAGTCAGTGTCTCAGAGACTAACTTCAGTCAGTGTCTCAGAGACTAACTTCAGTCAGTGTCTCAGAGACTAACTTCAGTCAGTGTCTCAGAGACTAACTTCAGTCAGTGTCTCAGAGACTAACTTCAGTCAGTGTCTCAGAGACTAACTTCAGTCAGTGTCTCAGAGACTAACTTCTGTCAGTCAGTGTCTCAGAGACTAACTTCAGTCAGTGTCTCAGAGACTAACTTCAGTCAGTGTCTCAGAGACTAACTTCAGTCAGTGTCTCAGAGACTAACTTCAGTCAGTGTCTCAGAGACTGTCAGTCAGTGTCTCAGAGACTTTCAGAAAGAGACTAACTTCAGTCAGTGTCTCAGAGACTAACTTCTGTCAGTCAGTTTATGAAAATACTTTGTTCAATTTGTTCAATTGATCTTATATACAgggagctccaaaagtattggaacTGCgacacatttgttgttgttgtggctcTGTACTCctgcactttggatttgaaatgacacAACGACAATGAGGTTAGTGCAGACTGTCCGTTTTAATTTGAGGATATTGtgatccatatcgggtgaaccgtttagaaattacaacactttttgtacatagtccccccattttaggggaccaaaactattgggacaaattcacttatatgtgtattaaagtagtcaaaagttgagtatttggtcccatattcctagcacgcgatacatcaagcttgtgactctacaaacttgttggatgcgtCTGTTGTTTGTTTTGGTCGTGTTTCAGACTATTTTGtgtccaatagaaatgaatggtgaataatgtattgtgtcattttgaagtcacttttattgtaactaagaataaaataacacttttacgttaatgtggatgctaccatgattacggatagtcctgacTGAATCATTAATTATAATAAATGAGAAAgttagatgcacaaatatcataccccctcCTAATGCTAATATCCCattttattgtaatggtgagcgGTTAGCATGTCTTGTATGGTTGTAACTttgtcactcatcattattcccgattcattcaggactatccgtaatcatgtcccaatacttttggagctcaatGTATTTTATGTAAGACTAAATGCTTAATGCTGTACATACATGATTACAGTAGCTTTGGGCataacttattattattattattaatcagcGTTTGGAATGAATGAATTAACATGACAATGTACATGACAATTACAATTCTTATTTAGTCATATTCTCTGTTGATTTTCCCCAGGTTTGAGGATTTTCCTTGTTGGTAATTAGAAGAAAGAACTTTTCAATGACAGCGTGCTGTGCATAAGTGAGGTGCGTTCTTCATTTCTAAGCCGTCAGTAGCATTCACTTTGGTGCTGGGCTATAAACTAACCAATGGCGACTGAGGGGGACCAAGATGGACAGCGTCAGAAAAATGTTGTCTTGAAGAGGAAGTTGACCGGTCCACCCAGACTCCTCCTGGGCAAATCAAAATCCAACAACCAGAGAGGTGACAGGTCTGAGGCTCATTCTAAGAAGAGAAACAAAAGAGTGAACATCATCAATGGAAGTCAGATGGTTTCCTCCATCAAACAGTCAAATATAGAAGCTGGAGAGACGGGATCATCACAACCTGTAGCCACTTCAGACGACATCTGTCCAACCTCAAAAACGGATGAGGATCAAGCCTCATCTGAACTACCCACTGAGCCCTCAAGGTGGCGCTCCACCTTAGATGAGGATGAGACCAGTGATGGCCAATTGGAAGGACACAGTAAGACGaggaaatcaacaaagcatggcTGGAGAAGGTTATTTTCCCCGGCTCTCATTTGCGTCAGAAGACAAAGGAAGAAGTACGCTGCAAAAACTTCAATCCAGGGTGGTGACCAGGGAGTTGTACAAGCTGAGAGACTAACTCACACTGAAGCAAAGTCAATGGGAGAAGACACCATCACCTTGAGTGACAAGTGTGTCCGCGATGCTCCTGACGTTGACAATGTCAAGAAAAGGAGGCGCAGGTTTACCATCCGGACGTGGCCGACCTTCCAGCGGCTCTTGACAGTGTCTTACGTCGGCGGTCAAAGGCCAAAACAGGGAAATGTTGTACAGGTGGTCTCTGAAGACGTCCAACAACCGTCAGTGACCTTCAGGAAGACATTTCAGCATTTTTTGATGTGTGGAAGAAGGGCACCTTCAGCTGTGATCCCTCTGGAAGACAAGGACACCCAGGACACTGGAGACAAGGACAACCAGGACACTGGAGACAAGGACAACCAGGACACTGGAGACAAGGACACCCAGGACACTGGATACAAGGACAACCAGGACACTGGAGACAAGGAGACTGAGGTGGAGCCAATGGGGACACAAGACAGGGGACAACAGTGCACATCTGACATCCAGGGGGTTGAGCTTCTGGAAAAGGGAGCTGAGGTTAGAGGACAATgtacagagagagtgacagtgtgTGCCGAAGTGAGTGCCCTGCAGCCCGAGAACGAATGCCCAACAGACACCCTAACGAGCCCAGAGTCCCTACTAGTGAGTCCCATCCCGACAAGAGTAGTAAGACCAGAGGTAGATACAGAATACACAGAGACCAGTCCAATGGGTGATTCAAAGGAAACAGGGATATTGGAACCTAAGACTTCTTCCAAAACTAAGTTATGGGAAACCGAGACTTCTACCAAAACTGGCACAGACTCAATCCTCAGTGAAGTCATCAATGTTACCATGGATGCTAACGAGATCCAAGGAGATGAACTGGATCATAGCCAGTGTTTAGAGAAGGACAAGGTCATTGAGTCAGACTGTGCGATAATCAATACACCCAACAGCGTTGCCATGGACACTAATGAGTATCCCTCAGACTCAAATCAGATAATTTCTTCAGAGAATGCTGCTGAGGACTCTGCTGATGCATCTGAGGAGAATGACACACTCTGCATGATCACGGTAGATAACATTGTGCAAAATGGCCCGCCCTTGACCAACATCAGCATCACCCCCGGGGCTGACTCGGATCAGGATGTGTCCGACCAGGATAGCCATGAGGTGGGGGATGAAATCGGCAAGAGTGGCCTCCTGACGGAGGATGACCAGGACTTGTTGTATGGAGAGAACCTGTTAGTACAGACGGCTCGCTTCTTGGTCCAGACAGTCATGAGCGCTGCCATGGAGCAGCTCTCAATGGAACATAGAGGCACTCCCACCACTGTCCACAGGGAGGCGCAAGGGAGTCGAGATCACGCTTGACACCCCCTTCCGGCGTGTTGTGAACACATATGTATGACCCCATTTGGATCAGCAGAGTTGTGTTCATTACGGCACACAGCGGAAAAAGTTtttaaacattttgcaacagaaaatggAAATTATAGTTTCTTATTGAACCAGTAGTTTCTGTTTCAATCCGTTTCCTTCCGTTTTGTGTCTAATGAACACGAACCAGGATTATTgaggaaatatattttttaaattagacAAGTATACATCTGTAAACCACTTTTAAAGTTATTGTTGTTTACAACTTGTTGTTAACAAACCAAACTGCTGCTGTTCATATAAATCTAAACCAGAGAACCGTattgacacaatacatttttacaatatatTCTCTTATATTGTACAAGTGGTGGCACTCAATTTTCACAATTACCATCACAAACATTTTAACTgttcagtgtgactgtgtgttttgaaAATGATGGaactaagggctctattcaatcaataTCGCAGAAAATCAGCGTTACTGCGTGACCGAATTCTCAAGGCAATGTTCCCGACTGCTTTCTCAGTAAACTCTGCATATGTCAcctcaatcggaaattaccttcACATTTCTAGCGCACAATCTGTAGCTCTTCAGTGATACAGATTGAATATAGTCCTTATACCTCAATTACGGTTTATTTACCTATAGAACAGAAAGTCTCAGATTCTCAGATAAAGTTGATCTGTTCATCTGAATAAACTATAGTTCGTAAAAAGCTGAGATCCGCGATAGGGAAACAGCGCCATTGGCTACCCCAGGcgcatttgtttttgttttttgttttgagCCAATGAGCAACCAGCATCGTGATACATTACTCTGCTGTTCTATCGCGCAACGACGTGTAACCATGTCAGAGGGGGAAAAACAGTGCTGGTTGTTGATGTGACGTCTTCGTTGTTGTAATGTCGCAAATGGTCACGGCAGTTTCACCGCTACCGATTCCAATTTTAATTAATCAAACATTTGATGATGTATTTAAGATATGGTGATTTTTCACACGATGAAAGTCTTAGGCTCTTATTGACCAGTGTCTTGCCCTCTGGTTGCTGTTTAATAAATGTTTAATCATACATTGCTCAGTTAAAAAGCTTTCTCTCTTATGTGTATAGAGACTATACAACGCTTAACATTACACCTGTAACTTGTCATAAGAAAATATTAGGTACCCTAGTCCGAATCGAACTCTGTGCTGTGAATGTCATTCTGTCATGGGAAAATAATGATTACACAGTTTGACACCTGGTGTACCTGGATAAATACAACCTAGTCTCCAGGTGGCTATTTGTTGTCATTCTGTCATCATTGCTTGACCTCCTGGACTTCAGAGGAGATTTTGCAGTATTTGGAAACAAGACCAGCAAACATCTGTCTTGATGCAACATAACATTCAATACATGGAGTCTTGCTGGTTTCCCAAAGGCCTCTTTTAGAGGTGGGGGACTGTGAGGCAAACAGCAATGACATCATTAGAAGTGGATACCAGGCTCTCGTAACCAAAACAATGTGTCATCCAATGATATGAGCCAACTCTCTGGTCTGACCATGAGCAGTATGTCCTGTATGTGTGATCACCCCCTTGAGATCTGGCTACGGAGGCAATCACTTCAGAGGAGTGAAGGGTGTTGACAGTCTTTTAATGTGACGGGTGAGGATTGATTCAATTGTGAAGAGAAAAATTGGCCTTTTCTAATTGAGTTATGTGAGTAATATCTTTGCTTTGTGGGTGTTTTATGTTAAGTGTGTATAACGTGCTGGTGGATATTTATTTATCAATATAACTATATTTTCTGTTTGAAAACTGTCACCAATTAAATGATCGGACAGACATGCATAATCTCACTCCTGATCTACCTATTTTTAGCTGCAACatgtgaaaatgatcttccccagtGAAGTAGGCAGTGCGTTTCTATAGCGATAGAGCCATCTTATATTTCATTATAACCGACCTATCATCAAGAAACTACCCATTTTAACCATTACAGTTCTGTTTAGTTTCTCAGTTTCTTCTCATCATGCTTCTTCTGTCCTTAATTGGTAGAGCATGCGCTTGTAACGCAatatcccgggaccacccatatttGCACATTTGATtgggcatatattattattattattattatatataattaAGGCACAATAATAGTTTGCCATTTGATTGGGAGGGTGGG is a genomic window of Oncorhynchus gorbuscha isolate QuinsamMale2020 ecotype Even-year linkage group LG12, OgorEven_v1.0, whole genome shotgun sequence containing:
- the si:dkey-1h6.8 gene encoding uncharacterized protein si:dkey-1h6.8; the protein is MATEGDQDGQRQKNVVLKRKLTGPPRLLLGKSKSNNQRGDRSEAHSKKRNKRVNIINGSQMVSSIKQSNIEAGETGSSQPVATSDDICPTSKTDEDQASSELPTEPSRWRSTLDEDETSDGQLEGHSKTRKSTKHGWRRLFSPALICVRRQRKKYAAKTSIQGGDQGVVQAERLTHTEAKSMGEDTITLSDKCVRDAPDVDNVKKRRRRFTIRTWPTFQRLLTVSYVGGQRPKQGNVVQVVSEDVQQPSVTFRKTFQHFLMCGRRAPSAVIPLEDKDTQDTGDKDNQDTGDKDNQDTGDKDTQDTGYKDNQDTGDKETEVEPMGTQDRGQQCTSDIQGVELLEKGAEVRGQCTERVTVCAEVSALQPENECPTDTLTSPESLLVSPIPTRVVRPEVDTEYTETSPMGDSKETGILEPKTSSKTKLWETETSTKTGTDSILSEVINVTMDANEIQGDELDHSQCLEKDKVIESDCAIINTPNSVAMDTNEYPSDSNQIISSENAAEDSADASEENDTLCMITVDNIVQNGPPLTNISITPGADSDQDVSDQDSHEVGDEIGKSGLLTEDDQDLLYGENLLVQTARFLVQTVMSAAMEQLSMEHRGTPTTVHREAQGSRDHA